From Polaribacter butkevichii, a single genomic window includes:
- the cobW gene encoding cobalamin biosynthesis protein CobW, giving the protein MNKIPITIVTGFLGVGKTTLVHNMLKNANGKRIAVLVNEFGEVDVDGQLIASSECGDDDCNLIQLPNGCICCTVQEEFLPSMLQLLERKEEIDHIVIETSGLSMPKPLVKAVNWPDLKPHITIDSVITVVDAVGIATGEICDRERVQAQRLADDSLDHETPIEELFLDQLACADLVLVSKRDLVDDNKFEEITKIITDKARPNTKIIPVINGQLDNALLLGIEASAEDDVDNRHSIHEEHHKQGSHHHHNDDVKTVLLEYAETADIKALVKDLKKLVEDHEIYRIKGFVNISNKPMRMVLQGVGSRFDYYFERAWGATETRKTSIVVIGKNIELTDNNQIKTHVHHHNHGHSHSH; this is encoded by the coding sequence ATGAATAAAATTCCAATTACCATAGTTACCGGATTTTTAGGGGTAGGAAAAACTACCTTAGTACATAATATGTTAAAAAATGCCAATGGAAAGCGCATTGCTGTGTTGGTAAATGAGTTTGGAGAAGTAGATGTAGACGGACAATTAATAGCTTCATCTGAATGTGGAGACGACGATTGTAACTTAATTCAATTACCAAACGGATGTATTTGCTGTACAGTACAAGAAGAGTTTTTACCGTCTATGTTGCAATTATTAGAGCGTAAAGAAGAGATTGACCATATTGTTATAGAAACTTCTGGTTTATCGATGCCTAAACCTTTGGTAAAAGCAGTAAACTGGCCCGATTTAAAACCTCATATTACTATAGATTCTGTGATTACCGTTGTGGATGCTGTAGGAATTGCTACGGGAGAAATTTGTGATAGAGAGCGTGTACAAGCGCAACGACTGGCTGATGATTCTTTAGACCACGAAACGCCTATTGAAGAATTATTTTTAGATCAATTAGCTTGTGCTGATTTAGTTTTGGTGAGTAAAAGAGATTTGGTTGATGACAATAAGTTTGAAGAAATTACTAAAATAATTACGGATAAAGCGAGACCAAACACTAAAATTATTCCTGTTATAAATGGCCAATTAGACAATGCTTTGTTGTTAGGTATAGAAGCTTCTGCTGAGGATGATGTAGATAACCGCCATTCTATTCACGAAGAGCACCATAAACAAGGAAGCCATCACCACCATAATGATGATGTTAAAACGGTTTTACTAGAATATGCTGAAACAGCCGATATTAAAGCTTTGGTTAAAGATTTAAAAAAGTTGGTGGAAGACCACGAAATATACAGAATAAAAGGTTTTGTTAATATTTCTAACAAGCCAATGCGTATGGTTTTACAAGGGGTAGGTTCTCGTTTCGATTATTATTTTGAAAGAGCTTGGGGCGCTACTGAAACTCGTAAAACAAGTATTGTGGTTATTGGTAAAAATATAGAATTGACTGATAACAACCAAATAAAGACGCACGTACATCATCATAATCATGGACATTCTCATTCTCATTAA
- a CDS encoding cob(I)yrinic acid a,c-diamide adenosyltransferase — MKIYTRKGDKGTTGVFGGKREFKNSARIECIGTLDEVNSTIGLMRSKLGNEHEWQPNLHRIQKDMMNMMSHLARASDSKKVNPNPEPKDGAEFCEIWMDAMEDNISSPSDYFLLPGGNEISALCHVCRTQMRRGERQLVTLMQEDPECVHDYIMSYVNRMSDLFFTMARAEMDKYGVAEEKWNLFLYKRKKKKS, encoded by the coding sequence ATGAAAATTTACACAAGAAAAGGAGACAAAGGTACCACCGGAGTTTTTGGAGGAAAAAGAGAGTTTAAAAACTCTGCAAGAATTGAATGTATTGGTACTTTAGACGAGGTGAATTCTACCATAGGATTGATGCGTTCTAAACTAGGCAACGAACATGAATGGCAACCAAACCTGCACCGTATTCAAAAAGACATGATGAATATGATGTCGCATTTGGCACGTGCATCAGATTCTAAAAAAGTAAATCCGAATCCTGAACCTAAAGATGGTGCTGAATTCTGTGAAATTTGGATGGATGCTATGGAAGACAATATTAGTTCTCCTTCTGATTATTTTTTGTTACCTGGTGGAAATGAAATATCGGCACTTTGCCACGTTTGTAGAACACAAATGCGCAGAGGCGAAAGACAATTGGTTACTTTAATGCAAGAAGACCCAGAATGTGTGCACGATTATATTATGAGTTATGTAAACAGAATGTCTGATTTATTTTTTACAATGGCAAGAGCAGAAATGGATAAATATGGTGTTGCTGAAGAAAAATGGAATCTGTTTTTATACAAGAGAAAGAAAAAGAAAAGTTAA